In Arachis hypogaea cultivar Tifrunner chromosome 17, arahy.Tifrunner.gnm2.J5K5, whole genome shotgun sequence, a single window of DNA contains:
- the LOC112765597 gene encoding endochitinase-like, with translation MSYTKISYLMLTLISSLAFTLLIGTTVAEQCGKQADGALCPNNLCCSKFGYCGNTNDYCGDGCQSQCKSSTPTTPPNFASGDVGKIVTSSIFDQMLKYRNNPRCKGNGFYSYNTFIAAARSFGGDDATKKKEVAAFWLKPLIKPQVIL, from the coding sequence ATGAGTTACACAAAAATTTCTTATCTTATGCTAACCCTAATATCATCATTAGCTTTCACATTGCTAATTGGAACCACCGTAGCTGAACAATGTGGAAAACAAGCAGATGGAGCATTGTGCCCAAACAACCTATGTTGTAGCAAATTTGGTTATTGTGGTAACACAAATGATTATTGTGGTGACGGTTGCCAAAGCCAATGCAAAAGTTCAACGCCAACAACACCACCTAATTTCGCTAGTGGTGATGTTGGTAAGATCGTAACATCTTCAATCTTTGATCAAATGCTTAAGTACCGGAATAATCCACGGTGTAAGGGAAATGGATTCTACTCCTATAACACTTTCATTGCTGCTGCTCGCTCTTTCGGCGGCGATGATGCCACCAAGAAGAAGGAGGTTGCTGCTTTTTGGCTCAAACCTCTCATAAAACCACAGGTTATATTGTAA